The following proteins are encoded in a genomic region of Gimesia algae:
- a CDS encoding amidohydrolase, whose protein sequence is MMRANFVRSVGCVLSVFLLVSLVQAEEKAAEKLSAPQQTAVDEIMQRAEDLKAVNQSIWNYAEVGLQENQSAQLLIEKLKQDGFTVKSGVADMPTAFVASYGSGKPVIGILAEYDALPGLSQKTVPFRESQTEGGAGHACGHSGLGTAALGAALAVKETIDKHQLKGTVRLYGTPAEETGLGKVYMLLDGQFKDLDICLHWHPSNNTNVHLGSSKALVSVKFTFTGLPAHASVSPESGVSALDAVELMNTGVNYMREHVKEDARMHYVIIDGGGQPNVVPAKATVWYYVRANTHEDLERNYKWVVDIAKGAALMTRTKLAVQVDTDNHELIPNTPLSEVIHGNLMTIGPPEFSEEEKAFARRIQQPLIEEFGQQFPVAIDSRVHTLLESKTSSKGSTDVGDISWHIPTGGLRTTCFAAGNPGHSWQNVACIGSSIGEKGILYAAQALAATTVELMENPEIVTEAKADFDQRMKDRKYITLIPKGQKPPVKIR, encoded by the coding sequence ATGATGCGAGCGAACTTTGTGAGATCTGTCGGGTGTGTGCTGAGTGTGTTTCTGCTGGTCAGCCTGGTTCAGGCAGAAGAGAAAGCGGCCGAGAAGCTGAGTGCACCTCAACAGACGGCTGTGGATGAGATCATGCAGCGGGCGGAAGATCTGAAAGCGGTGAATCAGTCGATCTGGAATTACGCTGAGGTTGGCCTGCAGGAAAATCAGTCCGCTCAACTGCTGATTGAGAAACTGAAGCAGGACGGGTTTACTGTGAAGAGCGGTGTGGCAGATATGCCGACCGCATTTGTGGCGAGTTATGGAAGCGGAAAACCCGTGATCGGGATTCTGGCGGAATATGATGCGTTGCCCGGGCTCTCTCAGAAGACCGTTCCTTTTCGTGAATCGCAGACAGAGGGGGGCGCGGGTCACGCCTGTGGTCACAGTGGATTAGGGACAGCGGCTCTGGGCGCAGCGCTGGCAGTGAAGGAGACGATTGACAAGCATCAGTTGAAGGGAACCGTGCGTCTGTATGGCACGCCGGCAGAGGAGACGGGACTTGGAAAAGTATACATGTTGCTGGACGGGCAGTTTAAGGATCTGGATATCTGTCTGCACTGGCATCCTTCGAACAACACCAATGTGCATCTGGGAAGTTCAAAGGCGCTGGTGTCGGTGAAGTTCACTTTTACCGGTCTGCCGGCGCATGCTTCGGTCAGTCCCGAGAGTGGCGTGAGTGCGCTGGATGCCGTGGAGCTGATGAATACCGGTGTGAATTATATGCGTGAGCATGTGAAAGAAGACGCGCGGATGCATTACGTGATTATCGATGGCGGTGGTCAGCCGAATGTGGTGCCGGCGAAAGCGACCGTCTGGTATTATGTGCGGGCGAATACACATGAGGATCTGGAACGTAATTATAAATGGGTCGTGGATATTGCCAAAGGCGCGGCGTTGATGACGCGGACGAAACTGGCGGTGCAGGTTGATACGGATAACCACGAGTTGATTCCGAATACCCCCTTGTCGGAAGTGATTCACGGAAATTTGATGACGATTGGCCCGCCTGAATTTTCTGAAGAAGAGAAAGCGTTTGCCCGCCGGATTCAGCAGCCTTTGATTGAAGAATTCGGTCAACAGTTTCCAGTGGCGATTGACAGTCGGGTGCATACATTGCTCGAATCGAAGACATCTTCTAAAGGATCTACTGATGTAGGGGATATCAGCTGGCATATTCCGACGGGGGGATTGCGGACGACCTGTTTTGCAGCGGGGAACCCTGGTCACAGCTGGCAGAATGTGGCCTGTATCGGTTCTTCGATCGGTGAGAAGGGAATTCTTTATGCGGCTCAGGCGCTGGCAGCAACGACAGTTGAGTTGATGGAGAACCCCGAAATAGTGACGGAAGCCAAGGCGGATTTTGACCAGCGAATGAAAGACCGTAAATATATTACGTTGATTCCGAAGGGGCAGAAGCCGCCCGTTAAAATCCGGTAG
- a CDS encoding tetratricopeptide repeat protein — MLKLSFRLLACGVLLLCGLAACIPVPMTKPELYRPLADFTPQDGVYEFETKQATFNVALDDNPNDANVRFARALLYMGVGRYASAEDDLTAAIKVAEKERGYDSERLASIYVHRGLIRWSDEKAELAIEDYSRAIELDPANWEGYFHRWLAYHFQGEEEKAERDRKQGMKLEPEVFSREYVLRYDGIVLN, encoded by the coding sequence ATGCTGAAACTGTCTTTCCGCCTGCTCGCGTGTGGTGTGCTACTGTTGTGCGGTCTCGCTGCCTGTATTCCGGTTCCGATGACCAAGCCGGAGCTCTATCGCCCGCTGGCTGACTTTACGCCGCAGGACGGTGTCTATGAATTTGAGACAAAGCAGGCGACATTCAATGTGGCCCTGGACGATAATCCCAACGATGCGAATGTGCGATTTGCCCGGGCACTGCTTTACATGGGCGTGGGGCGGTATGCTTCTGCCGAGGATGATCTGACGGCGGCGATTAAGGTGGCGGAGAAGGAGCGCGGCTATGATTCCGAGCGGCTGGCTTCGATCTACGTGCACCGGGGGCTGATCCGCTGGAGTGATGAAAAAGCGGAGCTGGCGATCGAGGACTATTCCCGGGCGATTGAACTGGACCCTGCCAACTGGGAAGGTTACTTCCACCGCTGGCTGGCTTACCATTTTCAGGGCGAGGAAGAGAAGGCAGAGCGAGATCGCAAGCAGGGAATGAAACTTGAGCCGGAAGTGTTCAGCCGCGAATATGTGCTGCGGTATGACGGCATTGTGCTGAATTAG
- a CDS encoding DUF1559 domain-containing protein — protein MRKDPCCCFARSPRHAFTLIELLVVIAIIAILVALLLPAVQQAREAARRSSCKNNLKQLALALQNYHSTYDVFPPGSANGAGDNPNGAHGSGAVAIGGSWILMILANLEQSAMFDDFMTIANERNEVQDWLGNGTYTSQGMEVGSKPYNAMLCPSHPVNREQFGNGTGLEHLGRGNYAANYGKAGYGRVHTNDAKIGGIFGNNSSISIRDIKDGTTNTLALSELKFRLQSSSGPSSQDTRGTWPYGVMGANIFSTQTGPNSTTPDGIWGCRSYPDEGMPCIQIGSPYTEMYSAARSYHAGGVQGAMADGSVRFFSDNIDMTLWQALSTRGGREVIENF, from the coding sequence ATGCGAAAAGATCCCTGCTGCTGCTTTGCCCGGTCTCCCCGTCATGCATTTACCTTGATCGAATTATTGGTCGTCATTGCCATTATCGCGATCCTTGTCGCTTTGCTGCTTCCGGCAGTTCAGCAGGCACGGGAAGCCGCCCGACGGTCATCCTGCAAAAATAATCTAAAGCAACTCGCACTCGCATTACAAAACTACCATTCGACCTATGATGTTTTCCCCCCCGGTAGTGCAAACGGTGCCGGCGATAACCCAAACGGAGCCCATGGATCAGGGGCTGTCGCCATCGGAGGTTCCTGGATCCTGATGATCCTGGCTAATCTTGAGCAGTCTGCCATGTTCGACGATTTCATGACCATCGCCAATGAACGCAACGAAGTACAGGACTGGCTGGGTAATGGAACCTATACCTCACAGGGCATGGAGGTCGGCAGTAAACCTTACAACGCCATGTTGTGTCCATCACATCCGGTGAATCGAGAACAGTTTGGCAACGGAACCGGTCTGGAACATCTGGGCCGGGGAAATTATGCGGCCAACTACGGGAAAGCCGGATATGGGCGTGTGCATACCAATGATGCTAAAATTGGTGGCATCTTCGGGAATAATTCCAGTATCTCCATCCGAGATATTAAAGACGGTACTACCAACACTCTGGCTTTAAGCGAACTGAAGTTTCGACTGCAAAGTTCCTCCGGCCCTTCCAGCCAGGATACTCGAGGTACCTGGCCATACGGAGTGATGGGTGCGAATATTTTCAGCACTCAGACCGGCCCTAACAGCACCACTCCGGACGGAATCTGGGGCTGTCGCAGTTACCCCGATGAAGGAATGCCCTGTATCCAGATCGGGTCACCTTATACCGAAATGTATTCCGCTGCACGCAGCTATCATGCCGGTGGAGTTCAGGGAGCCATGGCCGATGGTTCGGTAAGATTTTTCTCAGATAATATCGACATGACACTCTGGCAGGCGTTGAGCACACGTGGCGGACGGGAAGTCATCGAAAACTTTTAA
- a CDS encoding DUF1501 domain-containing protein encodes MDPVFEYERNVTRRTLLGRSARGIGGAALASLLQPELFNGSAQAETTIPEGVKKIAPKAKRIIYLFQSGGPSHVDLFDYKPVLKKLHGSDLPDSVKGTQRVTGMTARQKSFPVVAPFWEMKQCGQHQTWISEKLPFTQTIADDITIVKSVHTEAINHDPAITFINTGSQQIGYASLGSWLSYGLGSENENMPAYMVMLSQGTGKNPGQPLFDRLWGSGFLPPSHQGVKLRPGSSPVLYLSNPAGIDRKQRRKLLDDLATLNRGQAEAIGDPEIQARINSYEMAYRMQTSVPGLMDLSSETEKTFEMYGPEARKPGSFAANCLLARRMTERGVRFVQLFHRGWDQHVSLKSQLPNQCLDVDQPSAALVKDLKQRGLLDETLVIWGGEFGRTVYSQGKIGSPSSGRDHHGRCFSIWMAGGGIKQGFEYGKTDDFCYNIVENPVHIRDMNATILHCMGIDHRRLTYPYRGLDAKLTGVEEAHVVKGILS; translated from the coding sequence ATGGATCCGGTTTTTGAATATGAACGCAATGTAACCCGTCGTACGCTGCTCGGTCGCTCGGCACGTGGCATCGGTGGTGCGGCGCTGGCGAGCCTGCTGCAGCCGGAGCTGTTCAATGGGAGTGCGCAGGCAGAGACAACGATCCCCGAGGGGGTGAAGAAGATTGCGCCCAAAGCGAAGCGGATTATCTATCTGTTTCAGTCGGGGGGGCCTTCACACGTCGATCTGTTCGATTATAAGCCTGTCTTGAAGAAACTGCATGGATCGGATCTGCCTGATTCTGTGAAGGGCACACAGCGAGTGACCGGGATGACGGCGCGGCAGAAATCGTTTCCGGTCGTGGCACCCTTCTGGGAAATGAAGCAGTGCGGTCAGCATCAGACCTGGATCAGCGAGAAACTGCCTTTTACACAGACGATTGCCGATGACATTACGATTGTGAAGTCGGTGCATACAGAAGCGATCAATCACGATCCGGCGATTACGTTTATTAATACGGGGTCGCAGCAGATCGGGTATGCCAGCCTGGGTTCGTGGCTGAGTTATGGACTGGGTAGTGAAAACGAAAATATGCCCGCCTATATGGTAATGCTGTCGCAGGGTACCGGCAAAAACCCCGGTCAGCCTCTATTTGACCGACTGTGGGGATCCGGTTTTCTGCCTCCCAGTCACCAGGGAGTCAAACTGCGGCCCGGTTCAAGTCCGGTATTGTACCTGTCAAATCCTGCGGGCATTGATCGCAAACAGCGACGGAAACTGTTAGACGATCTGGCCACGCTGAACCGGGGACAGGCGGAAGCGATTGGCGATCCGGAAATTCAGGCGCGGATCAATTCGTATGAGATGGCTTACCGGATGCAGACTTCGGTGCCCGGACTGATGGATCTTTCGAGCGAGACCGAAAAGACATTTGAAATGTATGGCCCCGAAGCGCGTAAGCCGGGCAGCTTCGCTGCGAATTGTCTGCTGGCCCGGCGGATGACCGAACGAGGCGTGCGATTCGTGCAGTTGTTTCATCGCGGCTGGGATCAGCACGTTTCACTGAAGAGCCAGTTGCCGAACCAGTGCCTGGACGTGGATCAACCTTCAGCGGCTCTGGTCAAAGATCTGAAGCAGCGAGGTCTGTTGGATGAGACACTGGTGATCTGGGGAGGCGAATTCGGACGCACCGTTTACAGCCAGGGCAAGATTGGGAGCCCGAGTTCGGGCCGCGACCATCACGGCCGCTGTTTCTCAATCTGGATGGCTGGCGGCGGAATTAAACAGGGGTTTGAATACGGCAAAACGGATGACTTCTGTTACAACATTGTCGAGAACCCGGTTCACATCCGCGATATGAACGCGACGATTCTGCACTGCATGGGCATAGATCATCGGCGACTGACCTACCCTTATCGCGGTCTGGATGCCAAACTGACGGGCGTCGAAGAGGCTCACGTGGTTAAGGGGATTCTGAGCTGA